A genomic window from Vigna radiata var. radiata cultivar VC1973A chromosome 2, Vradiata_ver6, whole genome shotgun sequence includes:
- the LOC106755733 gene encoding uncharacterized protein LOC106755733 isoform X1 yields the protein MIMEILVIAYDSANFFIEFLYQVQDLHSITPDYLLEVSGGSNTSSFLSVENPIIRAAMNMDGVARIGGCSREEASGKVDESCPSAVAAAVEKIRRNNHKIRSLRDEIAAVRQKLSDLRNTRKYKRYRSGHEAGVAVEGEGNEFATGDAHEQAAVEELGAAVEGEGNGFAKRRCQHITALRDEILPSKD from the exons ATGATTATGGAAATACTAGTTATTGCTTACGATTCTGCTaacttttttattgaatttttatatcaaGTGCAAGATTTGCACTCAATAACTCCTGATTATTTGTTAGAAGTGAGTGGGGGCAGTAATACATCCTCTTTCTTATCAGTAG AAAATCCCATCATCCGTGCTGCAATGAATATGGATGGGGTGGCAAGGATTGGTGGTTGCAGCCGTGAAGAAGCATCTGGAAAAGTTGATGAGAGTTGTCCATCTGCAGTTGCTGCAGCTGTggaaaaaattagaagaaacaACCACAAAATAAGAAGTTTGAGAGATGAAATTGCTGCGGTTAGGCAGAAACTAAGTGATCTAAGAAATACTCGAAAGTACAAAAGGTATCGTTCTGGTCATGAAGCTGGTGTTGCTGTTGAGGGTGAGGGGAATGAATTTGCTACAGGTGATGCACATGAACAAGCTGCAGTTGAAGAACTTGGTGCTGCTGTTGAGGGTGAGGGGAATGGATTTGCTAAAAGGCGTTGTCAACATATTACTGCCCTTCGGGATGAGATTTTACCCTCAAAAGATTGA
- the LOC106755733 gene encoding uncharacterized protein LOC106755733 isoform X2: MNMDGVARIGGCSREEASGKVDESCPSAVAAAVEKIRRNNHKIRSLRDEIAAVRQKLSDLRNTRKYKRYRSGHEAGVAVEGEGNEFATGDAHEQAAVEELGAAVEGEGNGFAKRRCQHITALRDEILPSKD, from the coding sequence ATGAATATGGATGGGGTGGCAAGGATTGGTGGTTGCAGCCGTGAAGAAGCATCTGGAAAAGTTGATGAGAGTTGTCCATCTGCAGTTGCTGCAGCTGTggaaaaaattagaagaaacaACCACAAAATAAGAAGTTTGAGAGATGAAATTGCTGCGGTTAGGCAGAAACTAAGTGATCTAAGAAATACTCGAAAGTACAAAAGGTATCGTTCTGGTCATGAAGCTGGTGTTGCTGTTGAGGGTGAGGGGAATGAATTTGCTACAGGTGATGCACATGAACAAGCTGCAGTTGAAGAACTTGGTGCTGCTGTTGAGGGTGAGGGGAATGGATTTGCTAAAAGGCGTTGTCAACATATTACTGCCCTTCGGGATGAGATTTTACCCTCAAAAGATTGA
- the LOC106756379 gene encoding serine/threonine protein phosphatase 2A 57 kDa regulatory subunit B' kappa isoform-like — MLKQILSKLPKKVPKSDTSDSAQGDSGSATTFANVFQCSNVGVAISSKLNAVKRVSSVVFPASLSAGVEAVDPHISFKDVSNIQKQNLFISKLNLCCTVYDKNCTEKDVKHQTLVELVDFVSSGSAKFTEPSIAAMCKMCASNLFRVFPPKFRPSATGGETEDEELMFDPSWSHLKIVYDLLLQFINYNALDLKVAKLHIDNAFIVRLLDLFDSEDPRERDCLKTILHRIYGKFMVHRPFIRKCVSNIIYRFVFETERHNGIAELLEIFGSVICGFALPLKEEHTIFLCRVLMPLHKPKSVGSYHQQLTYCVLQFIDKDPTLASTVITGLLKYWPVTNSQKELMFISELEEVLDATIMTEFQKVMVPLFRRIACCLNSYHYQVAERAHLLWNNEHIFDVVSQNREVILPLVFTALVHNTQNHWNRAVLNQTENMRKMLSQMDEELVLACQLKLEEEDSRSSAAAEQRRVTWERLEAAATANIQPIAVAGDVVASPACSVAC; from the exons ATGTTAAAGCAAATTCTTAGCAAATTGCCCAAGAAGGTGCCAAAATCTGACACATCAGATTCGGCTCAGGGTGATTCTGGGAGTGCTACTACTTTTGCAAATGTCTTTCAGTGTTCGAATGTTGGGGTTGCAATTTCAAGCAAATTAAATGCAGTGAAGCGGGTATCATCAGTGGTATTTCCAGCAAGCTTGAGTGCTGGAGTGGAAGCAGTTGATCCCCATATATCTTTCAAAGATGTTTCAAATATACAGAAGCAAAACCTGTTTATCAGTAAGTTGAATCTTTGCTGCACTGTTTATGATAAGAATTGCACAGAGAAAGATGTTAAACATCAAACATTAGTAGAGCttgttgattttgtttcttctgGATCTGCAAAGTTCACAGAACCATCAATAGCTGCAATGTGTAAAATGTGTGCAAGTAATTTGTTCAGGGTTTTCCCACCCAAGTTTCGTCCTAGTGCTACTGGTGGAGAAACAGAAGATGAAGAGCTTATGTTTGATCCTTCCTGGTCTCACCTGAAAATTGTTTATGATCTTCTCCTtcaattcataaattataacGCGCTTGATCTAAAGGTGGCAAAATTGCATATTGATAATGCGTTCATTGTTAGATTGCTTGACCTTTTTGATTCTGAGGACCCTAGAGAAAGAGATTGCCTGAAAACAATTCTGCATAGAATCTATGGGAAATTCATGGTACATAGGCCTTTCATACGGAAATGTGTCAGCAATATCATCTACCGATTTGTTTTTGAGACTGAACGTCATAATGGAATTGCTGAGTTGCTGGAGATTTTTGGGAGTGTAATTTGTGGGTTTGCGTTGCCACTGAAGGAGGAGCACACAATATTTTTGTGTAGGGTTTTAATGCCCTTACACAAACCTAAATCTGTCGGTAGTTACCATCAGCAATTAACATATTGTGTTTTACAGTTCATTGATAAGGATCCAACACTGGCTAGCACGGTGATAACGGGGCTATTGAAGTACTGGCCAGTAACAAATAGCCAAAAGGAGCTAATGTTCATAAGTGAGTTGGAAGAGGTTTTGGATGCCACAATCATGACTGAATTTCAGAAGGTTATGGTCCCACTGTTCCGACGAATAGCTTGCTGTCTCAATAGCTATCATTACCAG GTGGCTGAACGAGCTCATTTGCTATGGAACAACGAACACATCTTCGATGTTGTCTCTCAAAACCGGGAGGTGATTCTGCCTCTTGTGTTCACAGCACTTGTACATAACACCCAAAATCACTGGAACCGAGCAGTGCTCAACCAGACCGAGAACATGAGAAAGATGCTGTCTCAGATGGACGAGGAACTGGTGCTTGCCTGCCAACTCAAGTTGGAGGAGGAAGATTCAAGGTCAAGTGCCGCAGCTGAGCAGCGAAGAGTGACATGGGAACGTCTTGAAGCTGCTGCCACTGCCAATATCCAACCTATAGCTGTAGCAGGTGATGTTGTAGCATCTCCTGCATGTTCGGTGGCATGCTAG
- the LOC106756605 gene encoding palmitoyl-acyl carrier protein thioesterase, chloroplastic: MVATAVTASFIPVVPSPDSGKGKQTQLGGGSASLSGLQPRNGLCGGLQVKANAHAPPKVNDTVKVEDDLPSSSSLTHAPRTFINQLPDWSMLLAAITTAFLAAEKQWMMLDWKPRRPDMLVDPFGIGKIVEDGLVFRQNFSIRSYEIGADKTASIETMMNHLQETALNHVKTAGLLGDGFGSTPEMCKKNLIWVVTKMQVVVDRYPKWGDVVQVDTWVSASGKNGMRRDWLVRDAQTGEILTRASSVWVMMNKVTRKLSKIPEEVRGEIGTYFVDSAPVVEEDKRKLSKLDDSANFIRTGLSPRWSDLDVNQHVNNVKYIGWILESAPQPLLESHELCAMTLEYRRECGRNSVLDSLTDISGANVGSLADGGLFECRHLLRLEDGAEIVRGRTEWRSKSANNFGVLSQVSAEST, from the exons ATGGTTGCAACAGCCGTAACAGCGTCGTTTATCCCTGTTGTGCCTTCGCCGGACTCTGGAAAAGGGAAGCAGACGCAGTTGGGTGGTGGGTCTGCGAGCCTGAGTGGACTCCAACCGAGAAATGGTTTATGCGGTGGCTTGCAGGTCAAGGCAAACGCTCATGCCCCTCCGAAGGTTAACGACACCGTGAAGGTTGAGGATGATTTGCCATCTTCATCGTCACTTACTCATGCTCCGAGGACTTTCATCAACCAGTTACCGGACTGGAGCATGCTTCTCGCTGCCATCACCACCGCCTTCCTAGCTGCGGAGAAGCAGTGGATGATGCTCGATTGGAAGCCGCGTCGCCCCGACATGCTCGTTGACCCCTTTGGGATAGGAAAGATTGTGGAGGACGGGCTTGTGTTCAGGCAGAACTTCTCAATTCGGTCCTACGAAATTGGCGCTGACAAAACCGCGTCTATAGAGACGATGATGAATCATTTGCAG GAGACAGCTCTTAATCATGTTAAGACTGCGGGGCTTCTTGGTGATGGTTTTGGCTCCACGCCTGAAATGTGTAAGAAGAACTTGATTTGGGTGGTTACCAAGATGCAGGTTGTGGTTGATCGGTATCCTAAATG GGGTGATGTTGTTCAAGTCGATACTTGGGTTTCCGCATCAGGAAAGAATGGTATGCGTCGTGATTGGCTTGTGCGTGATGCCCAAACGGGTGAAATCTTGACAAGAGCCTCCAG TGTTTGGGTCATGATGAATAAAGTGACAAGGAAACTGTCTAAAATTCCCGAAGAAGTCAGGGGAGAGATAGGCACTTATTTTGTGGATTCTGCTCCAGTTGTCGAAgaggataaaagaaaattatccaAACTTGATGATTCAGCTAATTTCATTCGCACTGGTTTAAGT CCTAGATGGAGTGATCTAGATGTTAACCAGCATGTTAACAATGTGAAGTACATTGGGTGGATTCTGGAG AGTGCTCCACAACCACTTTTGGAGAGTCATGAGTTGTGTGCCATGACTTTGGAGTACAGGAGGGAGTGTGGCAGGAACAGTGTGCTGGATTCCCTGACTGATATATCTGGTGCTAATGTAGGCAGTTTAGCCGACGGTGGACTTTTTGAGTGCAGACACTTGCTTCGACTTGAAGATGGTGCTGAAATTGTGAGGGGTAGGACCGAATGGAGATCCAAGTCTGCAAACAACTTTGGAGTTCTGAGTCAGGTTTCAGCAGAAAGCACCTAA
- the LOC106753563 gene encoding fatty alcohol:caffeoyl-CoA acyltransferase yields MASPWVQELHIHHFTIPVTIDRMSSVMPSRPIPVKPGDTLYLSNLDDMIGARVFTPTVYFYQLHSTASSQKPVTKILQCALADVLVPYYPLSGRLRETKNGKLEVFFGPEQGALIVEARSDVALTELGDLTAPNPAWEPLIFKFPNEEQYKVLEMPLVIAQVTLFRCGGFSLGLRLCHCICDGMGAMQFLGAWAATARTGMPVIDPVPCWDREVFRPRDPPVVKFPHLEFMRIEEGSNLTMTLWQTKPVQKCYRIKREFQNRVKALAQPYDAAGCTTFDAMAAHIWRSWVKALDVRPLDYQLRLTFSVNARHKLRNPALKEGFYGNVVCVACTKSTVSELVHGELAETTLLVREARQSVSEEYLRSTVDYVEVDRPRQLEFGGKLTITQWTRFSIYKCADFGWGRPLYAGPIDLTPTPQVCVFLPEGEADCSDASMIVCICLPESAAQKFTQALLLHSDF; encoded by the coding sequence ATGGCTTCTCCATGGGTTCAAGAGCTCCATATTCATCACTTCACCATTCCTGTAACCATTGATAGAATGTCTTCTGTTATGCCATCAAGGCCTATTCCTGTTAAACCAGGTGACACTTTATACCTTTCCAATCTCGATGACATGATTGGAGCTCGTGTTTTCACACCTACAGTGTATTTTTATCAGTTACACAGCACTGCCTCTTCCCAAAAACCTGTCACAAAAATACTACAATGTGCTCTCGCTGATGTTTTAGTGCCTTACTACCCTTTATCAGGCAGGCTTAGAGAGACGAAGAATGGTAAACTAGAAGTGTTTTTTGGACCGGAGCAAGGAGCACTCATTGTTGAGGCACGATCTGATGTTGCCTTGACTGAATTAGGAGACCTCACAGCTCCGAACCCGGCTTGGGAGCCTTTGATCTTCAAGTTTCCCAATGAAGAACAATACAAAGTCCTGGAAATGCCACTGGTCATTGCTCAGGTGACCCTTTTCCGATGCGGTGGCTTTAGCCTTGGTTTGAGGCTTTGCCATTGCATCTGTGATGGAATGGGAGCCATGCAATTTCTGGGTGCATGGGCTGCTACTGCAAGAACAGGGATGCCGGTTATAGACCCCGTGCCTTGTTGGGACAGGGAAGTTTTCCGGCCACGTGACCCACCGGTGGTTAAATTTCCTCACTTGGAGTTTATGAGAATTGAAGAGGGCTCCAACCTGACAATGACACTGTGGCAAACCAAACCGGTTCAGAAGTGTTACAGGATCAAGCGCGAGTTCCAGAATCGCGTGAAAGCTCTTGCTCAGCCATATGACGCTGCAGGTTGCACAACTTTTGATGCCATGGCAGCTCATATATGGAGATCATGGGTGAAAGCTCTTGATGTGAGGCCACTAGATTACCAGCTTAGGTTAACGTTTTCGGTGAATGCTCGGCACAAGCTCAGAAACCCAGCACTGAAAGAAGGGTTTTATGGAAATGTGGTGTGCGTTGCATGCACAAAAAGCACTGTGTCTGAGCTTGTGCATGGAGAGCTAGCTGAGACAACCCTTTTGGTTCGAGAGGCGAGACAGAGTGTGTCCGAGGAATATTTGAGATCTACAGTGGATTATGTCGAAGTGGATAGGCCAAGGCAACTTGAGTTTGGTGGGAAACTAACAATAACTCAATGGACAAGGTTTTCAATATACAAGTGTGCAGATTTTGGGTGGGGTAGGCCACTCTATGCTGGTCCTATAGATTTAACACCAACCCCTCAAGTTTGTGTCTTTCTTCCTGAAGGAGAAGCTGATTGCAGTGATGCTTCTATGATCGTCTGCATATGCTTGCCTGAGTCTGCTGCTCAAAAGTTTACACAAGCTTTGTTGCTCCATTCTGATTTTTGA
- the LOC106755938 gene encoding glucan endo-1,3-beta-glucosidase 8 isoform X2 → MVGNCGDLVAFCLVFLTVVSGGSAWVGVNWGTMATHQIRPEKVVKMLKENGFTKLKLFDADELIMAALMGTDIQVMLAIPNNMLEKISNTPKAADSWVYENVTSYFFNGGVKIKYVAVGNEPFLKAYNGTFAKKTLPALKNIQTSLNKAGLSSKVKITVPFNADIYYSPDSNPVPSAGDFRPEMRDLTIEIIQFFKPLRDGKALYTNVFDANLDTLLWALDKAGYPDMEVLIGEIGWPTDGDKNANAKSARRFNFGLLKHALSGKGTPKRKGTIDLYLFSLIDENIKSVAPGNFERHWGVFEFDGKPKYELDLTGQHKEKGLIPVEGIKYLQKRWCILNPDVTDFDGLAGSIDYACTFSDCTSLGYGSSCNYLSLQGNASYAFNMYYQVNNQQGWSCDFSSLATITQKDPSQSGCQFPVMIASSSSLLLLHEEGLLCILKIALEVYIFVLILL, encoded by the exons ATGGTTGGAAATTGTGGTGATCTTGTTGCATTTTGTCTTGTCTTCTTGACCGTGGTTTCAGGTGGGTCTGCATGGGTTGGCGTGAACTGGGGAACCATGGCAACGCACCAAATTCGCCCCGAGAAGGTGGTGAAGATGCTAAAGGAAAATGGGTTCACCAAATTGAAGCTCTTTGATGCGGATGAACTCATTATGGCAGCTCTTATGGGGACCGATATCCAAGTCATGCTCGCAATACCCAACAACATGCTGGAAAAGATAAGTAACACTCCTAAAGCTGCAGATTCTTGGGTCTATGAAAATGTCACCTCTTACTTCTTCAATGGTGGCGTCAAAATCAA GTATGTTGCTGTGGGTAATGAGCCTTTCCTTAAAGCATATAATGGTACCTTTGCGAAGAAAACGCTGCCAGCCCTGAAGAATATACAGACATCACTTAATAAAGCCGGGTTGAGTTCAAAGGTGAAAATCACTGTTCCATTCAATGCTGATATTTACTATTCACCTGATTCAAATCCAGTTCCATCAGCTGGTGACTTCAGGCCTGAAATGAGAGACCTCACCATTGAGATAATACAATTCTT CAAGCCTCTCAGGGACGGTAAGGCACTTTACACCAATGTGTTTGATGCAAATCTTGACACTCTTCTGTGGGCTTTAGACAAGGCAGGGTATCCTGACATGGAGGTTTTGATTGGGGAAATTGGGTGGCCAACAGATGGTGATAAGAATGCTAATGCCAAGAGTGCAAGGAGGTTCAACTTTGGTTTGCTTAAACATGCTCTGAGTGGGAAGGGTACCCCTAAAAGGAAAGGCACAATTGACTTGTACCTGTTCAGCCTCATTGATGAGAACATTAAAAGTGTTGCTCCTGGGAACTTTGAGAGGCATTGGGGGGTTTTTGAGTTTGATGGGAAGCCAAAGTATGAATTAGACTTAACAGGTCAGCACAAGGAAAAAGGTCTTATCCCTGTGGAAGGTATAAAGTACCTGCAAAAGAGGTGGTGTATTTTAAATCCAGATGTTACTGACTTTGATGGTTTGGCTGGTAGCATTGACTATGCTTGTACCTTTTCTGATTGTACTTCCCTTGGCTATGGCTCTTCTTGTAATTATCTTAGTCTCCAAGGGAATGCATCTTATGCTTTCAATATGTATTATCAAGTAAATAACCAACAGGGTTGGAGCTGTGATTTCTCTAGTTTGGCTACCATAACACAGAAGGATCCATCACAGAGTGGCTGCCAATTTCCCGTGATGATAGCTAGCAGTTCATCTTTGCTGCTGCTGCATGAAGAAGGACTTTTATGTATCCTAAAGATAGCATTGGAGGTTTATATTTTCGTTCTGATTTTGTTATAG
- the LOC106755938 gene encoding glucan endo-1,3-beta-glucosidase 8 isoform X1: MVGNCGDLVAFCLVFLTVVSGGSAWVGVNWGTMATHQIRPEKVVKMLKENGFTKLKLFDADELIMAALMGTDIQVMLAIPNNMLEKISNTPKAADSWVYENVTSYFFNGGVKIKYVAVGNEPFLKAYNGTFAKKTLPALKNIQTSLNKAGLSSKVKITVPFNADIYYSPDSNPVPSAGDFRPEMRDLTIEIIQFLYANNAPFTVNIYPFLSLYFNENFPFDFAFFDGKSKPLRDGKALYTNVFDANLDTLLWALDKAGYPDMEVLIGEIGWPTDGDKNANAKSARRFNFGLLKHALSGKGTPKRKGTIDLYLFSLIDENIKSVAPGNFERHWGVFEFDGKPKYELDLTGQHKEKGLIPVEGIKYLQKRWCILNPDVTDFDGLAGSIDYACTFSDCTSLGYGSSCNYLSLQGNASYAFNMYYQVNNQQGWSCDFSSLATITQKDPSQSGCQFPVMIASSSSLLLLHEEGLLCILKIALEVYIFVLILL, from the exons ATGGTTGGAAATTGTGGTGATCTTGTTGCATTTTGTCTTGTCTTCTTGACCGTGGTTTCAGGTGGGTCTGCATGGGTTGGCGTGAACTGGGGAACCATGGCAACGCACCAAATTCGCCCCGAGAAGGTGGTGAAGATGCTAAAGGAAAATGGGTTCACCAAATTGAAGCTCTTTGATGCGGATGAACTCATTATGGCAGCTCTTATGGGGACCGATATCCAAGTCATGCTCGCAATACCCAACAACATGCTGGAAAAGATAAGTAACACTCCTAAAGCTGCAGATTCTTGGGTCTATGAAAATGTCACCTCTTACTTCTTCAATGGTGGCGTCAAAATCAA GTATGTTGCTGTGGGTAATGAGCCTTTCCTTAAAGCATATAATGGTACCTTTGCGAAGAAAACGCTGCCAGCCCTGAAGAATATACAGACATCACTTAATAAAGCCGGGTTGAGTTCAAAGGTGAAAATCACTGTTCCATTCAATGCTGATATTTACTATTCACCTGATTCAAATCCAGTTCCATCAGCTGGTGACTTCAGGCCTGAAATGAGAGACCTCACCATTGAGATAATACAATTCTTGTATGCAAACAATGCACCTTTTACAGTTAATATCTACCCTTTCCTTAGTCTTTATTTCAACGAAAATTTCCCTtttgattttgcattttttgATGGAAAAAGCAAGCCTCTCAGGGACGGTAAGGCACTTTACACCAATGTGTTTGATGCAAATCTTGACACTCTTCTGTGGGCTTTAGACAAGGCAGGGTATCCTGACATGGAGGTTTTGATTGGGGAAATTGGGTGGCCAACAGATGGTGATAAGAATGCTAATGCCAAGAGTGCAAGGAGGTTCAACTTTGGTTTGCTTAAACATGCTCTGAGTGGGAAGGGTACCCCTAAAAGGAAAGGCACAATTGACTTGTACCTGTTCAGCCTCATTGATGAGAACATTAAAAGTGTTGCTCCTGGGAACTTTGAGAGGCATTGGGGGGTTTTTGAGTTTGATGGGAAGCCAAAGTATGAATTAGACTTAACAGGTCAGCACAAGGAAAAAGGTCTTATCCCTGTGGAAGGTATAAAGTACCTGCAAAAGAGGTGGTGTATTTTAAATCCAGATGTTACTGACTTTGATGGTTTGGCTGGTAGCATTGACTATGCTTGTACCTTTTCTGATTGTACTTCCCTTGGCTATGGCTCTTCTTGTAATTATCTTAGTCTCCAAGGGAATGCATCTTATGCTTTCAATATGTATTATCAAGTAAATAACCAACAGGGTTGGAGCTGTGATTTCTCTAGTTTGGCTACCATAACACAGAAGGATCCATCACAGAGTGGCTGCCAATTTCCCGTGATGATAGCTAGCAGTTCATCTTTGCTGCTGCTGCATGAAGAAGGACTTTTATGTATCCTAAAGATAGCATTGGAGGTTTATATTTTCGTTCTGATTTTGTTATAG
- the LOC106756273 gene encoding protein DENND6A-like, producing MSRSPSFSVRTEVSPSVDSESLQRWVVAFCVIRFDLEQGQLVEECYPQGCLSHDEELEIAYSSFPDSVSQHQNRSSIHDCIFFFRIRRILTKSLDGKSVADSSNASKFLYGYVFNRQRQDERLKRGGEQKSVVILSYNPYSSVFRPLLQIVGPLFFDVGKKALEHIAAYVSKWPAPVPGKVMDLPIGNATLKVNLPPAHSLPLEGEVFFEEGASSMTPFVPNNQPLPQGLFHDSDLFGSFRGILLQLWLLWELLLIGEPILIIAPTPPQCCEAVASLVSLVAPLLCSVDFRPYFTIHDPVFARLNSIQEGEAFPPMILGVTNLFFLKALRNIPHIVSVGSPPPNSNRLTLMSRSTGRISGRPEGLGIQQLSLNKFSPSNLLSAVRLRRDGPLCLMTEHKEAIWSTYSATTKPDTSILNRLIDAGLSPRVEESMSVVNNEILRRHFLELTTNFLAPFSPYFRTSIPSEGSSPYIDPPSLPPFNADEFLASLSARGPGKFILKRMRSNWLDLYRRFLHGPNFMPWFKRRRAIAEQEQGRLWRQARMKSDIQQLISRLSELEIVDSFNVIERLLLREIQLQQSGKGGVDSIAACRKLKIDLQAVFHVLSKDMQQLLLSNPERASLLQGSLESPKLPGRPLIQVAVVSSTSPR from the exons ATGAGTAGGTCTCCTTCGTTTTCAGTGAGAACAGAAGTGAGCCCGAGTGTTGATTCAGAATCATTGCAACGATGGGTTGTTGCCTTTTGTGTTATAAGGTTTGATCTTGAACAAGGCCAGCTTGTGGAAGAGTGTTATCCACAGGGTTGTCTTTCACACGATGAGGAGCTTGAAATTGCTTATAGTTCCTTTCCTGATTCCGTTTCACAGCACCAGAACCGATCTAGCATTCACGATTGTATCTTCTTTTTCCGAATTCGCAGGATTCTTACCAAGTCATTAGATGGAAAGAGTGTTGCTGATAGTAGCAATGCTTCCAAATTCTTGTATGGTTACGTGTTCAATAGGCAGAGACAGGATGAGCGATTAAAGCGAGGCGGGGAGCAGAAGTCTGTTGTCATTTTGTCTTATAATCCTTATTCAAGTGTGTTTAGACCTTTGTTGCAAATTGTGGGCCCTTTGTTTTTTGACGTTGGCAAGAAAGCTTTGGAGCATATTGCTGCTTATGTTTCTAAATGGCCTGCTCCTGTTCCTGGTAAGGTGATGGATCTTCCTATCGGAAATGCAACACTTAAAGTGAATTTGCCACCTGCTCACAGTTTGCCTTTGGAAGGTGAAGTTTTTTTTGAAGAGGGTGCTTCTTCTATGACACCCTTTGTTCCTAATAACCAGCCTCTCCCACAAGGTCTTTTTCATGATTCAGATCTTTTTGGTTCGTTCCGAGGGATTTTATTGCAGCTTTGGCTGTTGTGGGAGTTGTTACTCATTGGTGAACCTATTCTCATCATTGCTCCCACACCTCCCCAGTGTTGTGAGGCCGTAGCTAGTCTTGTGAGTTTGGTTGCTCCATTACTTTGCAGTGTTGATTTCCGGCCTTACTTTACCATTCATGATCCGGTCTTTGCACGCTTAAACTCAATCCAAGAAGGTGAAGCTTTCCCACCAATGATTTTAGGGGTGACAAACCTTTTCTTCCTCAAAGCTCTGCGTAACATCCCGCACATTGTCTCAGTTGGAAGTCCTCCTCCTAATTCAAACAGGCTTACTCTTATGAGTAGGTCCACTGGGAGAATTTCTGGCAGACCAGAAGGTCTGGGGATTCAACAACTTTCCTTAAATAAGTTCTCTCCTTCGAATTTATTGAGTGCAGTTAGACTGCGCAGAGATGGTCCTCTTTGTCTCATGACAGAACATAAGGAGGCCATTTGGAGTACCTATTCTGCCACAACGAAGCCAGATACTTCTATCCTGAATAGGCTTATAGATGCTGGGCTGTCACCTAGAGTTGAGGAGTCAATGTCTGTTGTGAACAATGAGATACTACGGAGACACTTCTTGGAGCTCACTACTAATTTTTTGGCTCCTTTTAGCCCATATTTTAGGACATCAATACCATCAGAAGGATCTTCTCCTTATATAGACCCTCCTTCTCTACCTCCATTCAATGCTGATGAATTTCTGGCAAGTTTATCAGCAAGAGGTCCAGGGAAGTTTATATTGAAGCGAATGAGATCTAATTGGCTTGACTTGTACAG GCGATTCCTACATGGACCTAACTTTATGCCATGGTTTAAGAGGAGGCGTGCTATTGCTGAACAGGAGCAAGGTAGATTATGGAGGCAAGCCAGAATGAAATCTGATATCCAACAGCTTATTTCTAGACTGTCTGAATTGGAAATTGTGGATTCATTCAATGTTATAGAGAGACTTCTCCTCAGAGAAATACAG CTGCAGCAATCTGGAAAGGGTGGTGTTGATTCCATCGCAGCCTGTCGAAAACTAAAGATAGACCTTCAGGCTGTTTTCCACGTGCTTTCAAAGGACATGCAGCAACTATTGCTTTCAAATCCTGAAAGGGCATCTCTTCTTCAAGGAAGTCTGGAGTCACCGAAACTCCCAGGGCGTCCCCTCATACAAGTTGCGGTTGTGTCTTCTACATCACCCCGGTAA